The genomic region TCAGGGGTTTGGTCAGGTCTTTGGCCTTAGTTTGACCTCTGTCCTTACTGGTTTCTCAATTTCCTTTTTCACCCAGTTGAGCAGTACGTGTCAccggctccgcacacagtgagctcttaataaataccgttgaataaatgagtgaatattgAAGAAACATCGTGTTCAAGGAAATAGCCGGGAACAGGACAGAGGGGTGAAGGGAGGTAAGCAGCTTACCTGTGGCAGTGGACTGTAACGCCGGGGGCGAGGCTTACCGACTCCTGGGTACCACAGCAAATAGCAGAGGATGGATCCCGGCTTGCCTGTATCCCTACATTAGTGAAGCCCCGGGCCCGGAGGCCCAAGGGAAAAACAGGAGCCAAtgcaggggggaaaaaagaaaccaaaacatCATACTTAAAAGCTGAACTTGGAGACACACTAGGGAAAACAGTCGTCCATAGCTAGATGGGAACAGGGAGAGGCTGGGCCCTGGGACTCAGCATTGAGTGGTCGTAGTctgtggggaaaggagaagagagttgtagtctgtggggagaggaggaggagaagagaggacagtCTCCCCACGCCTCTGGAGGAATACAATAAAATTCCCTCGGCCCAGTGTCCTAGGCCCAGTTTAGAGCTGCCCCTCTCTTCAATGAGCTGATGGTGGAACGGACCACATTCTCATGAAACTCCCATTTTCCCCTGCAAGCCCCAAAGGTCTTTCAAGTTCGCCCTCTTACCAGATTTTCCAGGGCATCAGGGCTCCTCACCGTCAGGTAATACGGCCGATCCCCTGGACACACAACAAATACAGACAGACGGAAGACTGTGCACAAGTTCACCCCAGGGAACAGCGTGGAGGGACGGACCCTGGGCGGCTTCTCCCCTGCCCAGCCAGCAGCCTCACCTCGTCGCGGTTTCCCCGGCCCTGCTCTGGGCCTGGAAGGAAGGGGACACCGCCGAGAGGATGAGAAACTGGCAAGTCAATCCTCACCCTCCCATTAGGCTCAGCTCTGATAAAACCTTTACTAGAGACGGGGCTAGTGGCTATCTTGTCCTGGGCTTCCCAAATAGAACTGGGAAGAATGCCCGCAAAGGGGCCTAAAGACCGAAGAGAAGccaaaaaaaggggaaaagacactcaataaatcataCACAGAGGCTGAACCCTGCAAAAATACCGGGGGCGGAGTTGCAAGTGATTTGGGAAGAGAGCCACAAAGTTAaccattcatttttctttttctgtacaCTGTTGCTTTATTAAAATTATGGCACTTAAATATACTTGCGGAACTAATTACATGGCTTAACACCCAGCAGCAATAGTTTCCCCAGAGGCAAGCTTCCTTTGGGCAATGATGACAGTGAACATCTCTCAACAACTGCTTTAAACCCTTAATTGCGGAACTTTTTAAAAGTCTCggcgttttttttttctttgggatTGCAATGATTTGTTTTAGCCACTGCGCTCATATCAGCTCATGTTGTTACTTGCTTTTCCTTTGCATTTTGCAAGAGAAATGAGTTTCACTGTGCTTGCTGCTAAGTCAATGGTCCATGATAACTGACATTTGGAAAGACGAGCATTCCGTGGCAACCGTGGTCAATTGgtgactatttttttaaaaaaaatccattcgcTAGCTCATaatttctctggaaaaaaaataaaaacaggatAAATGGGATAAACGGCATGATCAGGCTATCATCGGGTATTGTACAATCTTGAGTTTGTAAAAAGGAAACAGGAATCCATGCAACTCCACACTCCAGAATGAAAGACGCTTAACCCAAAGGGCCCAGCCCGGTGGCTCCAACCCTGGCAGACAGGCAGACTGGAGGGTGGTCTCCTACTCGCTCAAGGCCCAGACCAATGGTGACATCTTATGAAAATCACACGTCCACACGAACGGAAGAGTCACGAGTTGGACCGCGTGACCGATCGCGGGCCATTTGGCGTGCCAGTTAAAACAGAAACCACAATATTAACATCGGGGGACACAAGCTGCCACCAACTCAGGTCACCCACATGCACTCTTCATTAAATAAGAAGCTTGTAAACAACAAATGtgtgtaaaaaaataataatcttgcGATGAAGATGGCAAGGGCATTCCGCGCACCTTAAAACATACTGTCTTCATACCTAGTCAAGTAACATTGAGGTTAAAACACTGTACCATGAAGTGTAGCGGATCTCTTTTAGGATGTAAAACAGCAACAGATTCATCAGAACCAGCTGATAAGAGAGCGAGGAGTAGGGGGGAAAGAGAGTCCACTGAAAAGGAAGGAAATTCTCTCCGAAGATCCGCCCCCCACAATCCCCCGGCAGCTCCTCGTTTGCGGTTTAGCGATACGTCGTTCAGTGCTGTAGTCGCTCCAAGGCAAGAAGCCTCGTTAAAACCAACAGCGAAATGAGATGAGGCGAAACAGAACGTAAACTGGCCCTACCTCCTGTACCGCCAAGCTCTGGTTATAGCAAGTGCCGTTCAGAAAGGGTCATTTTAACCACCGCACTGTATACCCACGCTTAACGTTTCGCCGCTCACAACTTTCCTACGAACCAACAGAAAAGGCCTGTTGTCCCGAGCTCAGTCACGACGTCCCGTTTGCGTCCCCGTCCGCAACCGCCGTGGGAGGCCGTCACGGCCGGTCAGGTGGGCGGTGCCGTGCCCGTCTGCGCCCCGCAGTCCGACGGAGGGGTGCGAGCCCGAGGAGACCCCCAAGGCGTTGCGTCTCTTGAACCAGCCGGGGCAACCCAAGGGGCCCACCCCTGCCCGTCTCATACCTTCTGCCGAATGAAGTTTTCGAGTTTGATTATGATGCAGGCCGTGCACTCCATCACCCGCAAGGCGACCTCGGACGTGAACCGGTCGTTGGGAATCTGGGGGAAAGGAAGCAGGTCGGGGTAGCGGGTCTTCAGGTTGTCTACCCCGTAGGCTTCCAAGGTGTGGACGTCGTTGGCGAGCCCCTCGAGCTGTTGGCTGTACTCCTCGATCTTCTGGGCGAGGGCGGTGGGCTTCACGTCCTTGTCGGACTTGCCCTTCACGGCGTAGTCGGCGGCCACCAGGGCCAGCTTGGTGGCCAGGTAGCACTTGAAGCACACCCACTCGTTGGCATTTTTGTGGAGGTCGTTCCTGGCGGCTGAGAAGTTGGCCCGCGCCTGCCTGAGCCAGCGGCGCGCCTCGACCGGGTTTCCGACGGACTTGAAGGTGGGCGGGACGAAGAAACGCTGGGAGTAGGCCTGGCCCGCCGAAGACGGGCCCTTCTCTTGGCTCCGCTGCTGCCTCTCCGACTTGTGGCTCGTCGCCTCCTGGTTCCACGACGTGTAGAACCTCTGAAACGAGTACCTGTCGGACTGGTATCGGGAGGCCGGGGTCGAGAACGGCCGCCTGGATGCTCGGTCGGCGTTCTGATCGATAAACGCCTGCTTCTCTAAACGGTTGATCTCGTTCTGCAGATGCTTAAAAACTTCCGTGGCCAGGTCGTGATTCTCTGGATTTTTGTCCGGGTGCCACTTGAGGTACAGCCTCCTGATGATCTTTTTCCTTTCCGATTCCGGAAGTTTCCAGGCTTGTTCGACCACGGACGTGACCTCCCTCAGCACGTCGGGCAGCAGGTTGGCCTTCATCTTTTTGGGCGACTGATGGTTCGAGGACGCGGGCTTGTGGCTCTCCTGGCCCGAGAAAAGGGGGGGGATATTCCGGAGTCCCGGGGCGGGGAACtccgtggggctggtgggggtggaCGGGGCGCTGTCTCGGCCTTGGGAGCTCTCGTCGGGCCGCGAGAACCTGTACAGGTCGAGGGAACTCACTATCTTGTACTCGCTGTAGCCAATGTCAATCTGGTAGAACTTGCCCAGAAAGCTGGATCCGGAATCGCCCTCCCTCTCAAATTCCTGCACGATGATGGCGTAGGTGTACGTCGGCTGGTACGACCCGTAGATGTCACCCCCTTCCGCGTCGACGAGGTAGCCCACGTACTCGCCCGGGTAAAACACGTTCATCGGGTCCAtgagcagggtgtagtggatctCGGCGGGTATCGGCGTGCCCGGCATCGGCAGTTCGAGTTTGGACGGCTCGGAGGAGTCGTACTTCACTCCTAAACTGTCCAGCTTCTCGCTGATCCTGTAAATGTCACTGCAGCCCAGCATGGCGATTAAATAGGAGGTGTCAGAAATCAGGTTGTCCGTTGCCGATTTAAGGGTCATGGCGAGCGCCAGCAGGAAGTTGATGTCCTTGCTGTCCGAGTGCTGGATGTACAGCAGAATCACGGCATTGCCGTACCGCTTCAGAAACGCAAAGGTTTCGCTTTTGCTGTGCGGGATGGGATTAAATCCTTTAACTCGGAGTGTCGTCTGAAGCTTCTCAAAGCAGGAAACTTTCAGGCCTTCCCGTAAGGCTTTGCAGAGTCGGACGGCCTTCTCTTCGTTGGCCAGGAAAGCGTTGTCGTTCTCGTGCTTCATGATCCGAACGAGGCCCGAGATGAACTGCTCCGAAGACAGTAGGAGCTGCAGTCTCCCTTGAAGGGAACACAGTGCCCCGAACTGGCAAATTTTGGGGGTCTCCTCGTCCAGCTGTTCTTCGAGAATGCTGCTGAGGAGGCGGGGCCGCAGTTTCTGCGGAAAGAGCATGATCAACTTGGTGTGGAAGCCGTGGTCCTTTCCCAAGTAGCACTGACTGAGGTCCACGAGCATCTGAACGCCAATGTTCCCCTGGATTCGACTCTTGTAATGAGGGGCGTCGTCGAACACTAGGATGCTCGACTTGACCAGCCTCCCATCCTGACCCGGGAGGTAAAGCGCGAGGTCGCGCAAGCTCTCGAGGTCGTTCCTCACCTTAGCGGAATCGTTCTGCAGGCTCTTGAACAGGCCAGAGACCACCCTCTTGACCGTGCGCATTTCGTTGGGATCCAGCCGCTTCCCCTCGGAGTTCTTGAATATCCGGCTCAGCACCTCGGCATACTGCTTGGTGGAAATGACGTCCTCAGCCCCGAGGAGTTTGAAGAGCTGGTGGAAGGTGCCGAGCTCCAGGGGCAGCTTGTACAGGTAAGGCTTGAAGTCCGCCTCGTACTCCAGGTTGATCACCACCTCTTCCGGCTTCAGAAGCTTCCAGCCGTCCTCTACCATCACGAAAGCCACCCCTCGGAGCTGGAAGCGGAACTCTCTCTTTTCGGAGCTGAGAAACTCGTAGATGCTCCGGAGGACCCTGGCTCGGGTCTTGACCATGTCCTCATCCAGAGTGGTGATGTTGCAGATGTTCCGGCAGTTCCCGATGACCTTGTCCAGGGGAGGGTCCAAGTTCACACTCAGCATGGTAAGCACCTGTTCGAGCTGTTCTTGGGGGCCCAGGCcgctctcctcctgctctctgaTGCTCAGCGGGGTCGCTTTCTCCGGCAGAATCGGGCACGAGGTCCAGAGCAACTGCAGGACGTCCGACTGTTTGAACTTGGGGTTCACCTGCGCGCCGTGGAACCGTATGAGCGGGAGGGTTCCGTTGACCTCTTGGTATTGTGGGTGGAAGCGGACAAACTCAGCCGGGGCCCGCTCGGGGCACAGGAAGGGCACGAGAGCCAGTTCTTTCAGAAAGTTTCCCGTCAGCAAGTCCACTCGCTCTTGGAATATGTGGTGGAGCAGAACGTCGACGGCGTTCTGCAACGTTTCTTTGGACCAGTTCTCGGTATTCGCTCTCATGCTGACCTCCTTGGCGAACTGCAACACCTGCTGCTGGGAGAGAAGGTGCTTCAGGCCGATGTTTCTCAGGAAAGCCACCCACGACGTCTGGAAGGCGGCTTGATTTTTGGGCTTTGTCAGCTGTTCTAGTTTTTTGAAGAAATCACCGGGTATAAACATTTTTTCCGGCAGCATGACTTCGAAGACGCGCACGGTCCTGTCATAAAAATGCTTGGCGGGCTTTAGTCTGTTAGTGGCGTCGTGAAtgatcaggaggccttccagctTTTCAAAGAGTTGGTCTTTCATTTCCGATGACTCTTCGATGTTGGATAATCGGTTCTTCAGGTAGATCAGGTGCTCCAGCTTTGCATCGTAAGAGAGGTTTTCGATCTTGGGCAGGAGGTGCCTCAGGTAGACTTCAAGATCGTCCACGGGGACGCAGCCGAGGACCCCGTAGAGTTCCTTCAGGTGGACCTTCTCTTCGAGGAAAGCAGAAGAGGAAGACTGGGTCCACCTCTCCACTTCAGCAGCGGGGATGTTCTTCGTAAGGACGTAGCAGGCCCCAAATCTCGCAATGCTCATATACCGACCGCTGATGGACTTATAGCAGGGAAGGGACTTCAAAATCTTCATGTCATCCTGAGACATCAAGTGACTTAAATTGCAATTAAAGTACATCAGGAGCGCCTCGAAATCATTTTCGGCTAATTTTTCCGTTCTGAATGTCGAGGTCTGGACCATGTAATGAATGGCCTTCAGAATACTCGAAGGGTTGTCGATGTTTGCCGTGTGccctgacagatgagggaccagaACGTTATCTTTGGAGCAGATTTTGTTCAAAGCGAGTTGGATGCAACCGGCTTTCATCAAAGCGTGGAATACCTTATCGCTCTGGCCATGAGGGAAAACAGCTATATGCATTAGGCTTAAGGGCAACAGGACATCACCCTCCGGCACCACCAGCTGATTGGCCGACACGGTAAACTTGGTGCCGGGAAGCAGAGCCCAGTCCTTCAGAGTGTCGAGGACCACGTCAAAGGGAGGCTTCATCTCTTCCGGCTCCTCTTTCGCACCGACGGACTCGCTGACAAAATGCCAGGCGTTTTTGAGCCACGATTCGCTCGCAAAATTCTCCTTCCACCTGGTACAGTTCTTGGTCTTGTATTCCCGAGGCAACACGGAGGCCAACAAGTCGGCAAAGCTGGTAATGTCGAAGTCCTTGGCCACCTTACAGCTCAGTAAGATGCCGCTGTACCTCAAGTAGAGCGTATTCATGAACAGGTCCTTGCGAGACGGAATCAACTCGTGGTAGGTGGTGAGAAATTTCGGTCGCTTTGCGTCGAAAGTCTGCAAGACGCTGTCGAGCGTAATCAGGAGAGGCAGTCCCTCGATTCCGATTTCATTCTCTTCTGCGTCCTTAAAACAGTAATCCACCAGAAGCTTTAAACTGTGAAACAGTTTCAGGTTGGTCTGCTGAAGTCGACAGGGCAACTTGCCGATGTGGCAGCTGGAATCCGGTGAGGAAAATGTCATCAGGAAGGCCCGGACGTCGGCAGGAGTCACGTAGCTCACAGGAATGCCCGCGTCTACCAGGcagtggtagagatgggaggtTTCATCACAGTTGTAGACCAGGTTGAATCCGATTTCTAAGAGCAGATGCTTGAGCCTGTAAACGTTTTCCGCCACGGTCTTCCGTGTCGTGATGTTGTACTCGGCGTTCTTCAGGTGCTGCAGCTCGTCCTGCAGCAAGTTGTCGAAGAAGGGCCTCGTTCTGTTCGAGGCCGACATGTTGATCCAGGTGATGACGACCGCCGAATGCAGGTCAGAGCCATCCACGATCGGGGCCCGCACGACAGGCAGGAGGCGCTTCAGATCTTCATGGATACAGATGTAGAGAGCTTTCACGAGGCAATATAAATCCGGCTGCAGGTCAAGCCGGCTCACGGGGAAGAACGACAGGAACTTCTTTAGGGTGTCTTTCACCACGTGCGCAGGGGTGTTCTGGAGAACTGAAATGGTGGGATCGGTCCCCGGGAAATACCGCTTCTTTAGCTGGATAAGCAGCTCTACGTACGCCGGGGCAATCAGTGCCGTCATCAGGCTGTTATTCCAGTCGCTGCGCACCCCGACGCCGTTATCGTCACGCCACAGATTTCTCCTGGCAGAATCGAGAGCAAAGTGGCCATTCACGTGGAAGGGCAACCCCGTCTCCAGAGACAGCGGCAAAAAGCAGAAGGCCCTGTGGGGCTTTTTGTAGTTGTGCGTGATGCAAGCGGCCACTCCACCCCGGGGGAAGAGCGTGATGTCTTGGTTCTTGTGAGCAGACACGACACTCTTGGATACCTTGTCCATACTTGAGAAACCTGACCTGTTGCAAATGAGCCACGTGGTGAGGTTTCCTTCCGAGTCTTCAGTGTCCATGGTGTAGGTGATCTGTTGCACTGGGATGTCTTCCAATTGCTTTTTTTTGGTTACGCTGTCGATCACCGACGCATGAAACTGTTTCCGTTTTAATCTGTCTCCGTCTGTGATTTTCCCCCTCACTGAATACAGTACATTCAGGGCTCCTGTGGTTTTTTCTATTTCACAAATCGAAATTTTCTCCATGTGATTCAGGAACATCAGAAGCTCTGCCCCATCAGAGCGCAGCTTATCCAAAAGGTTCTGGACCATTCtgtctgatgagggaactgaggagattTCTGAGACTTGGGCCATCTCCCCATTCCGGAGGGGAAACCTAAACATCGTGCAGTTGTCCAGTTTAAAGTGAGTTCCCAAATAGAGATCCAGCACATCTGAGAACTGGGTCCTAAAATCCGCATCTAAATCCCTAAACATCCTCCCGGGGCTAACCGAGGTGGCCCCCGGGGCGTACCTGGCATGAGGGTCGAAGATGCAGAGAATGTCGTTTCCCGAGATGAAAGAAGGGCAGTCGGTAATGTGGTACACGGAATTGAAGCCGATGCCATACTGGCCAGTTTTGCACGGGTTGCCTTCCTTGGTGCCTTTCCCGAGGTTCTGGATCCCCCGGACGTCGTCTTCTGTGAAGGGCTGATTGTTGTACACGCACAGGGCCGGCCCTTGGAGGGGCGCCCACTTATCATCGAAGATCCGGTCAACCGGGTGATGTCTAGGATCAAACACAAAACAGATTTCAGTAGCTTTCGCGTCGTCGGCGTTCTGAAGGAGCTCTTTCAGCATTTCCTTTTCTGACGGATAGGCATTGAGGATGCTCTTGATTCGGCTGGTCAACTTTTCCTTCTGCCCGAATTCGGTCCCGAGGGTGGTGAAGCACACGTTGGAGGCATACCGCTCTAGGGCTTTGTGACGCTTTGGGACCGCTCCCAGTTTGACAGCCACCTCTCTGGGGATATCGGCGTGGCAGTATTTTACCTTGGTGTCTTTGACTTTTATCCACGGGCAGTCATTATAGCAGAGAGACTTGGCAGGTAGAAGAGCGAGATTGGTGTCCGGCAGTAATATTTCACCATACTTCTTCTCACAGAATTCTTGCTTCTTTTCTCTAATGAGGCTCCAGATTCCTTCACTAATGATTCGCCGGCACAGCTGAAAGTTCTCTTCTGTCATTTGCTGCATCTGTCTTTCCTCATTGATCGACTCTAGGACGAGAGCAAAATCTTCCACTGTAAAAGAATGCCTCACGCCCGTGTTCTCAAAAAGTTCGCGGAAATTGTTCTTGTATTTATTGGGTAACTGATAGAGGTAGGGGGCCGCATCAAAATTCAGCTGAAAAGAGACTCTGGCTGAGTCAACATAGACGCTCTCTACCAGGATGAACCGGCAACTTCTGAGCTCTTCTGCAATCATCGTCTTGGTGGATTCGTTCTGCAGCATTGCCTCATGAAGGAACTTGTAGCAAGCATTGGTGATATTctcttgatacaaggtaattccaTCAGAGAACTTTGCAACCTCTTTTAACTGGCTCAGCACCAGATCCACGGTTGGCTTTTTAAGCAAACCCAAGAAACCTTTGACAGCCAACGACACTGAGCCGCAGCCTTTAAAGGAATGAGAGTTTTCATTGAGAATGGGTCGTAGGAGACAGACTACATCCTGATGGTCAGCAGTGTACAGGTCAGTCGCTGCAAACATCGTTTCTGGTTTGAAATGGCTCCCTTTCCACTCCAGAGAGAACCCTGCTGGCTTTGTGAGAAAGGGGAGGAACGGTGTTGCTTGATACTTTGCGGCAAATTCTTTTGCTCTAGGATCCCCGATTTTTAATTTCTCATCGATAAGATTTAAGAGAATACTGCTCCTGAGGCAAGCGGCAAGGTGATCGCTTTTGTTGATTTCCGCCACCGACTCCGTTCGTTCTATCATATCGTCCCATAAAATATCGTCCTTCGCCATGCCTAACTGAACAAGTTTAATCAAGACAATGGGATTGAGGTAGTCCTGGGCAGAGCCATAGGGAAATCTCCCATCCTTGATGTCATATAACTTTGCCACTCGTCCTTCAGGATGGATCAGCCTCGAGGGCAAAGCCAAGGGATGGCCCTCTAAAGAGGAAGGAATACAAGGAGTCCCCCGCAGTATTCCCGAGAATTCTTCGACCTTCTCATTTAAAACAAAATGCATCAGAGGGTCCCGAAGTTTGGCATCAATCTCCCggatatttggaaaaaaaacttCCGAAAAGAACTGCCTCTCGGAAAATGTGTTCTCAAGGAGTATCTGCTTGCAGCCCGCTGCTTCGAACCCTGATTTTACGGAGGAAGGAAGTTCCACGGCACAGAGGTTCTTTGATCCGGTCTTTTTAAGGTACTTCAGAAAGATCTTGAAGGCTGCAGGCCCAATAGCGGGCCTCTGGAGCAGGCAATCGTCGAGAAATCTTACATTCTTCATGGACACCCAGGTAGACCCGTCCGAGAAGACCTtggtcccttctttccctctgccgTGAGCTATATCTTCGTAAAACCCTTGGCACACGATCGAGAAATCGTCATGAACTGAGTCAGGATCCGGCCACACTGCATAGTACGTGTAATCTTGGAGCTCCCCGTTGACGGCCATATCACGCAGGACTCCAAGGGCCTCTAAATAAGCTTTCACTATGACGTGCCTCATGAATACAGTGTTCCACCTTCCCTTCGTATCGGTCTTCCAGATTTCTTTTCTATTTGAGGTCACGGCAAAGCAGCCGTTGATGTGGACCGGCAAGCCCGTTTTGATTCTCAGAGGCAAGTAGCAAAACACTTCGCC from Tachyglossus aculeatus isolate mTacAcu1 chromosome 20, mTacAcu1.pri, whole genome shotgun sequence harbors:
- the SACS gene encoding sacsin; this translates as MEQYQGSALYVYNNAVFTPEDWHGIQEIARSRKKDDPLKVGRFGIGFNSVYHITDVPCIFSGDQIGILDPHQVLFGPQESGQCWNLKADSKEINELADQFSPFIGIFGSTKETFKKGSFPGTFFRFPLRLQPSQLSSNLYNKQKVLELFESFRADADTVLLFLKSVQDISLHVREADGTERLVFRVTASENKGLKHERPNSIKILGTAISNYCKKVPSNSITCVTYHINIALEDESTKDAQKTSWLVCNSVGGRGICNELDCLADDLKFIPTIGIAMPLSSSEEEKGAASDFSGKAFCFLPLPPGEESQTGLPVHISGFFGLTDNRRSIKWRELDQWRDPSAVWNELLVTHVVPRVYATLILDSVKRLETERNSDFPWSVEVIYKLWPDLNKVRVHWQPVLEPLFKELFQHAVLYSAGKHWVKLEQAYFSELDDSLESTKAVLNYLQSSGKQVVRVPANVASALQLAACGAKPVKKVTPALVRQVLRKSGPAGGADEKIHLLEFVLSDETYSELLGLELLPLQNGSFIPFSSSVAEQDAVYITSEDYPRSLFPGLEGRLILDDLKPQVLASLKEAAQTRGRPCTQLQLLNQERFARLIKEVMNALWPGRDLVVPWYPLAEDRDHPPIAWLKMIWKNLYIHFSEDLTLFDEMPLIPKTPLEEGQTFVELIRLRIPSSVILDDDSEAQLPEFLADIVQKLGGIVLQKLDASIQHPLLKKYVHTPLPSALLQIMERTSLQKLCNQVASLLPTHKDALRRFLASLTNIDEKERRIIQELTIFKKMNHSSDQGNSCFTRLKGGKVLHPTAKLPPGLRLSTLVIDSTDEATFRLVNMLKVEQLKSTNCLRFILKDIENAFYTQEETTKLMLWILENLSSLKNENSSVIEWLVPLKFIPISQEKVVAASELFDPDVEVLRDLFYAEEDKCFPPTVFTSSSDILHSLRQIGLKHEAGLKEKDIIQVAHKIEDLQGCSSPNHDALLRKAKTLLLVLNRNHSLVQLPETKTTLKKIQWVPACKERPPNYPGSLVWKGDLCNLCSPPEMADVAHAILVGSSIPLVEGVHANLKKALGISTEPGIAAVLKHFKVVVDWHSSKTFSDEDYYQFQHVLLEIYGFMHDHLDEGKDAFKALQFPWVWTGKKFCPLAQAVIKPIHDLDLQPYLHSVPKTMAKFHQLFKACGSIEELTSDHISMVIQKIYLKSDRELSDEESKQNLHLMLNIIRWLYSSQIPASLSTPVPIHYSKNPAKLIMKPIHECCYCDIKVDDLNDLLEDAVEPIILVHEDIPMKTAEWLNVPCLSTRLINPENMGFEQSGQREPLTVRIKNILEEYPSVSDIFKELLQNADDANATECNFMIDMRRNMDIRESLLDPGMAACHGPALWSFNNSEFSDSDFVNITRLGESLKRGEVDKVGKFGLGFNSVYHITDIPIIMSREFMIMFDPNINHLSKHIKDKSNPGIKINWSKQQKRLRKFPNQFKPFIDVFGCQLPLTVEAPYSYRGTLFRLSFRTQQEAKLSEVSSTCYNTADIYSLVDEFSLCGHRLIIFTQNVNSMHLKYLKIEETNPALAQDTVIIKKTLCSSKALTAPTVSVLKEAAKLMKTGGVGGGSGRKISSDPPKSACVLQITVEEFHHVFRRIADLQSPLFRGPEDDPATFFEIAKAGQAKRPADELPQKTVDSTTWLLCTCMDAGEAFKFSLNESGRRLGLVPCGAVGVLLSETQDQKWSVKSHVGEVFCYLPLRIKTGLPVHINGCFAVTSNRKEIWKTDTKGRWNTVFMRHVIVKAYLEALGVLRDMAVNGELQDYTYYAVWPDPDSVHDDFSIVCQGFYEDIAHGRGKEGTKVFSDGSTWVSMKNVRFLDDCLLQRPAIGPAAFKIFLKYLKKTGSKNLCAVELPSSVKSGFEAAGCKQILLENTFSERQFFSEVFFPNIREIDAKLRDPLMHFVLNEKVEEFSGILRGTPCIPSSLEGHPLALPSRLIHPEGRVAKLYDIKDGRFPYGSAQDYLNPIVLIKLVQLGMAKDDILWDDMIERTESVAEINKSDHLAACLRSSILLNLIDEKLKIGDPRAKEFAAKYQATPFLPFLTKPAGFSLEWKGSHFKPETMFAATDLYTADHQDVVCLLRPILNENSHSFKGCGSVSLAVKGFLGLLKKPTVDLVLSQLKEVAKFSDGITLYQENITNACYKFLHEAMLQNESTKTMIAEELRSCRFILVESVYVDSARVSFQLNFDAAPYLYQLPNKYKNNFRELFENTGVRHSFTVEDFALVLESINEERQMQQMTEENFQLCRRIISEGIWSLIREKKQEFCEKKYGEILLPDTNLALLPAKSLCYNDCPWIKVKDTKVKYCHADIPREVAVKLGAVPKRHKALERYASNVCFTTLGTEFGQKEKLTSRIKSILNAYPSEKEMLKELLQNADDAKATEICFVFDPRHHPVDRIFDDKWAPLQGPALCVYNNQPFTEDDVRGIQNLGKGTKEGNPCKTGQYGIGFNSVYHITDCPSFISGNDILCIFDPHARYAPGATSVSPGRMFRDLDADFRTQFSDVLDLYLGTHFKLDNCTMFRFPLRNGEMAQVSEISSVPSSDRMVQNLLDKLRSDGAELLMFLNHMEKISICEIEKTTGALNVLYSVRGKITDGDRLKRKQFHASVIDSVTKKKQLEDIPVQQITYTMDTEDSEGNLTTWLICNRSGFSSMDKVSKSVVSAHKNQDITLFPRGGVAACITHNYKKPHRAFCFLPLSLETGLPFHVNGHFALDSARRNLWRDDNGVGVRSDWNNSLMTALIAPAYVELLIQLKKRYFPGTDPTISVLQNTPAHVVKDTLKKFLSFFPVSRLDLQPDLYCLVKALYICIHEDLKRLLPVVRAPIVDGSDLHSAVVITWINMSASNRTRPFFDNLLQDELQHLKNAEYNITTRKTVAENVYRLKHLLLEIGFNLVYNCDETSHLYHCLVDAGIPVSYVTPADVRAFLMTFSSPDSSCHIGKLPCRLQQTNLKLFHSLKLLVDYCFKDAEENEIGIEGLPLLITLDSVLQTFDAKRPKFLTTYHELIPSRKDLFMNTLYLRYSGILLSCKVAKDFDITSFADLLASVLPREYKTKNCTRWKENFASESWLKNAWHFVSESVGAKEEPEEMKPPFDVVLDTLKDWALLPGTKFTVSANQLVVPEGDVLLPLSLMHIAVFPHGQSDKVFHALMKAGCIQLALNKICSKDNVLVPHLSGHTANIDNPSSILKAIHYMVQTSTFRTEKLAENDFEALLMYFNCNLSHLMSQDDMKILKSLPCYKSISGRYMSIARFGACYVLTKNIPAAEVERWTQSSSSAFLEEKVHLKELYGVLGCVPVDDLEVYLRHLLPKIENLSYDAKLEHLIYLKNRLSNIEESSEMKDQLFEKLEGLLIIHDATNRLKPAKHFYDRTVRVFEVMLPEKMFIPGDFFKKLEQLTKPKNQAAFQTSWVAFLRNIGLKHLLSQQQVLQFAKEVSMRANTENWSKETLQNAVDVLLHHIFQERVDLLTGNFLKELALVPFLCPERAPAEFVRFHPQYQEVNGTLPLIRFHGAQVNPKFKQSDVLQLLWTSCPILPEKATPLSIREQEESGLGPQEQLEQVLTMLSVNLDPPLDKVIGNCRNICNITTLDEDMVKTRARVLRSIYEFLSSEKREFRFQLRGVAFVMVEDGWKLLKPEEVVINLEYEADFKPYLYKLPLELGTFHQLFKLLGAEDVISTKQYAEVLSRIFKNSEGKRLDPNEMRTVKRVVSGLFKSLQNDSAKVRNDLESLRDLALYLPGQDGRLVKSSILVFDDAPHYKSRIQGNIGVQMLVDLSQCYLGKDHGFHTKLIMLFPQKLRPRLLSSILEEQLDEETPKICQFGALCSLQGRLQLLLSSEQFISGLVRIMKHENDNAFLANEEKAVRLCKALREGLKVSCFEKLQTTLRVKGFNPIPHSKSETFAFLKRYGNAVILLYIQHSDSKDINFLLALAMTLKSATDNLISDTSYLIAMLGCSDIYRISEKLDSLGVKYDSSEPSKLELPMPGTPIPAEIHYTLLMDPMNVFYPGEYVGYLVDAEGGDIYGSYQPTYTYAIIVQEFEREGDSGSSFLGKFYQIDIGYSEYKIVSSLDLYRFSRPDESSQGRDSAPSTPTSPTEFPAPGLRNIPPLFSGQESHKPASSNHQSPKKMKANLLPDVLREVTSVVEQAWKLPESERKKIIRRLYLKWHPDKNPENHDLATEVFKHLQNEINRLEKQAFIDQNADRASRRPFSTPASRYQSDRYSFQRFYTSWNQEATSHKSERQQRSQEKGPSSAGQAYSQRFFVPPTFKSVGNPVEARRWLRQARANFSAARNDLHKNANEWVCFKCYLATKLALVAADYAVKGKSDKDVKPTALAQKIEEYSQQLEGLANDVHTLEAYGVDNLKTRYPDLLPFPQIPNDRFTSEVALRVMECTACIIIKLENFIRQKV